Proteins encoded by one window of Sediminicoccus rosea:
- a CDS encoding RNA-directed DNA polymerase, whose product MRLNRSQRLRRFLEAGYLAEELPPPFVSYSFARVRGALLTEWKAATDFPKFRSRPEQFTIPRYASARRRISIPNPINFFRLSSEIANGWNEIRDFLASSKITEFRPIIDAEGPRSIFKLDFDLVGQRQAQILADYDFVFKTDISRFYPSIYTHSIPWALYGKIWVKENHKTKKFKDSLGDKLDFELRKGQEDQSIGIPIGPDTSRILSEIVAIGLERELKPLLSDLDRRSVRYVDDILIGFDEFESEDKISAVLEGAVAHFELDININKTKILGKRGVETFEWITELRACSVRNVTPKAQRDDLERFFKLALFYASTNEKDAVLKWAMKRSRSFDVLKDNSNFYCDYMLRLCRKSLSTLPILSQMLIEAKSNGWPIPSDRINKFISDILMIHAPIGHAFEVSWALFLAKGLRIKLYKEKMSDVFKIESSLCALICMDLNARGLIDGGVDESYWLLYANEQGLRSPMWLLSYEAARKKWWSDGRYKYVEKHSLFGPMLKRGVFFYDENRNVPRLRSELQRAKRQRIRTAKIFRNWVDYM is encoded by the coding sequence GTGCGTCTAAACCGGTCTCAACGGCTTCGCCGCTTCCTTGAGGCTGGCTATTTAGCCGAGGAGCTACCGCCACCATTTGTTTCCTACTCGTTTGCTCGGGTTCGGGGCGCGCTTCTGACTGAGTGGAAGGCGGCCACCGACTTTCCCAAGTTTCGTTCCAGACCAGAGCAGTTCACGATCCCACGATACGCGTCTGCCCGTCGGCGAATTTCCATACCAAATCCAATAAATTTCTTCCGGCTTTCATCGGAAATCGCAAACGGATGGAATGAGATCAGAGATTTTTTGGCAAGTTCAAAGATAACCGAATTCCGTCCGATCATCGATGCGGAAGGACCTCGATCAATATTCAAACTTGATTTTGATCTGGTGGGCCAGAGGCAAGCTCAAATACTTGCTGATTACGATTTTGTATTTAAGACAGATATTAGTAGGTTTTATCCGAGCATTTACACCCACTCCATTCCATGGGCTCTCTATGGTAAGATATGGGTCAAAGAAAATCACAAAACTAAGAAATTTAAGGACTCTTTAGGCGATAAACTCGATTTTGAATTACGTAAGGGGCAAGAAGATCAGTCAATTGGTATTCCTATAGGTCCAGATACATCGCGCATATTGTCGGAGATCGTCGCTATTGGACTGGAGCGTGAACTTAAGCCATTGCTGTCTGACTTAGATCGGAGATCTGTCCGATATGTTGATGATATATTGATCGGGTTTGACGAATTTGAAAGTGAGGATAAAATCTCTGCTGTGCTTGAGGGGGCGGTGGCGCACTTTGAGCTAGATATAAATATTAATAAGACTAAAATTCTCGGAAAAAGGGGCGTCGAAACATTCGAGTGGATTACTGAGCTACGCGCTTGTTCTGTTCGGAACGTAACTCCTAAGGCACAAAGAGACGACCTTGAGAGATTCTTTAAGCTTGCGCTGTTCTATGCTTCGACTAATGAGAAAGATGCGGTCCTCAAATGGGCAATGAAGCGATCTAGATCGTTTGATGTCCTAAAAGACAATAGTAATTTTTATTGCGATTATATGTTAAGACTTTGTAGAAAATCTTTATCAACCCTACCCATATTATCGCAAATGTTGATCGAAGCGAAAAGCAACGGATGGCCAATACCGTCCGATCGAATAAATAAATTTATCAGTGATATTTTGATGATTCATGCGCCGATTGGCCATGCATTTGAGGTTAGTTGGGCTTTATTCCTGGCAAAGGGGCTTAGAATAAAATTGTATAAAGAAAAAATGTCAGATGTATTTAAAATAGAAAGTAGTCTTTGTGCGCTAATCTGCATGGATTTAAACGCTCGTGGACTAATTGATGGGGGAGTCGATGAAAGCTACTGGTTGCTTTACGCGAATGAACAAGGCCTTCGGTCTCCGATGTGGCTCCTTTCATACGAAGCGGCCCGAAAGAAATGGTGGTCTGACGGCCGATACAAATACGTGGAGAAGCATTCTCTCTTCGGGCCAATGTTAAAGAGGGGTGTGTTTTTCTACGATGAGAACCGCAACGTCCCACGTCTTCGGAGCGAGCTGCAACGCGCAAAGAGGCAGCGCATCAGAACGGCGAAGATCTTTAGAAATTGGGTGGACTACATGTAG
- a CDS encoding radical SAM protein has product MDLLKLVPQGGPAILNASVTNMCNATCDFCNFAHDKGFVTDRRTMNADLFADALAHMRLKANVRFVTFMGGEPLLHKRIAEMARTASEMGVQPTMVTNGWLLPGQLESLRGTGISTIFISIDSEDAGEHEKNRGLKGVCERIKESTGRMKEMGITPIASVAMTRLVRDYAALGHFLRELGFAAVTFSYPRKAALGSSSLVYSEDSALVDMSVAELIAAFDGVEKTRAVIPVFNPKEGIADMRRRLTGQGERFICHAGYKYFYLDWNYDLWRCEDWNQPISKVMDYRPEMAVRDGCQACTTDCYRDASIMLHFSVALGDSFARLREGKIGAALSALADKRNLGSLGAVINHGRRIRGLMGAG; this is encoded by the coding sequence TTGGACCTTTTGAAGCTGGTCCCGCAGGGCGGGCCGGCGATTTTGAACGCCTCCGTCACCAATATGTGCAACGCGACCTGCGATTTCTGCAATTTCGCGCATGACAAGGGTTTCGTGACCGACCGGCGGACCATGAACGCCGACCTCTTTGCCGATGCGCTGGCGCATATGCGCCTCAAGGCCAATGTCCGCTTCGTGACCTTCATGGGCGGCGAGCCGCTGCTGCACAAGCGAATCGCCGAGATGGCGCGGACCGCCAGCGAGATGGGCGTGCAGCCCACCATGGTGACCAATGGCTGGCTGCTGCCCGGCCAGTTGGAAAGCCTGCGGGGCACCGGCATCAGCACCATCTTCATCTCGATCGACAGCGAGGATGCGGGCGAGCACGAGAAGAATCGCGGCCTGAAGGGCGTGTGCGAGCGGATCAAGGAAAGCACGGGCCGGATGAAGGAGATGGGGATCACGCCCATCGCCTCCGTCGCCATGACGCGGCTGGTGCGGGATTACGCGGCCCTCGGGCATTTCCTGAGGGAGCTGGGGTTTGCCGCCGTCACCTTCTCCTACCCGCGCAAGGCGGCGCTGGGCTCCTCCTCGCTCGTCTATTCCGAGGATAGCGCGCTGGTGGACATGTCCGTCGCCGAGCTGATCGCGGCGTTTGACGGGGTGGAGAAGACGCGGGCGGTGATCCCCGTGTTCAACCCGAAGGAGGGCATCGCCGATATGCGGCGCCGCCTGACCGGCCAGGGCGAGCGCTTCATCTGCCATGCGGGGTACAAGTATTTCTACCTCGACTGGAACTACGATTTGTGGCGCTGCGAGGATTGGAACCAGCCGATCTCCAAGGTCATGGACTACCGGCCGGAGATGGCGGTGCGCGACGGCTGCCAGGCCTGCACCACGGATTGCTACCGCGATGCGAGCATCATGCTGCATTTCTCGGTGGCGCTGGGGGATAGCTTTGCGCGGCTGCGCGAGGGGAAGATCGGCGCGGCGCTGTCCGCGCTGGCGGATAAGCGGAACCTGGGGTCACTGGGGGCGGTGATCAATCATGGGCGGCGGATCAGGGGGTTGATGGGGGCGGGGTAA